From the Vicinamibacteria bacterium genome, one window contains:
- a CDS encoding serine hydrolase codes for MLARATENAASIPRFRSLLVVRHGKLVVERYFGGATSETRFDVRSVTKSVVSLLVGQALDATQISGMDATVGDYLGPPYVLNPGDRAVTIKELLTMTSGYQWNEEQGDDYNLWIVSPDHVQFLLDRAQTGPPGPFTYNSAAVHLLGLIVQLATGTPLATLADQRLFQPIGIRSAVWEGLERGTVNGGSGLQLTGQDLARLGQLMVQQGRSGAQQIVPAGWISTATAPQFPWRDTDGAQRSVTYGYLWWVADPPSAPAFFAWGYGGQFVYVVPSLDLVIVTTTEWRALGADNLTPLAIAETVLGVIVDDILPAAPAH; via the coding sequence TTGCTTGCCCGCGCCACCGAGAACGCGGCCTCCATTCCCCGCTTCCGCAGCCTCCTGGTGGTGAGGCACGGCAAGCTCGTGGTCGAGCGGTACTTCGGAGGCGCGACATCGGAGACACGCTTCGACGTACGGTCGGTCACCAAGAGCGTGGTGTCCCTCCTCGTGGGTCAAGCGCTTGATGCAACCCAGATCTCGGGGATGGATGCGACCGTCGGCGATTACCTGGGTCCACCCTACGTGCTGAATCCGGGCGACCGAGCGGTCACCATCAAGGAGCTACTCACCATGACCTCGGGCTACCAATGGAACGAGGAGCAGGGGGACGACTACAACCTCTGGATCGTGTCACCCGACCACGTCCAGTTCTTGCTGGATCGCGCCCAGACCGGCCCGCCGGGGCCGTTCACCTACAACTCGGCGGCGGTCCACCTCCTGGGCCTCATCGTCCAGTTGGCGACCGGAACCCCGCTCGCGACGCTTGCCGACCAGCGCCTGTTCCAGCCTATCGGCATCCGAAGCGCCGTCTGGGAGGGCCTCGAACGGGGCACGGTGAATGGGGGCTCCGGGCTGCAGCTCACGGGCCAAGACCTTGCCCGCCTGGGCCAGCTCATGGTCCAGCAGGGTCGGTCGGGAGCTCAGCAGATCGTGCCCGCCGGCTGGATCTCTACCGCGACCGCTCCCCAATTCCCTTGGCGGGACACGGATGGTGCACAGAGAAGCGTGACCTACGGTTACCTCTGGTGGGTAGCCGACCCACCCTCGGCGCCGGCGTTTTTTGCCTGGGGCTACGGAGGACAGTTTGTCTACGTGGTGCCTTCCCTCGACCTCGTGATCGTCACCACCACCGAGTGGCGGGCGCTGGGGGCCGACAATCTCACCCCGCTCGCAATCGCGGAGACGGTTCTCGGAGTGATCGTCGACGACATCCTGCCCGCCGCCCCGGCTCACTGA